From the Funiculus sociatus GB2-C1 genome, the window CATTTCAAACCCGCGCAATCTTTCCGGTGTCTCATACTCAACCGCCACATCTTTAACTACAGCAGCTGATGGCCCCTGGTGACACCAGCGAATCATTTCCTCGACAATATCCTGCATTCCTTCAAAAACGGCTTCTACCCGCCCGTCGGGGAGATTTCGCACCCAACCGCTGACCCCCAAATACTTAGCCT encodes:
- a CDS encoding acylphosphatase, producing MQNPSALPEEIRAHVFVSGIVQGVGYRYSTAQQAKYLGVSGWVRNLPDGRVEAVFEGMQDIVEEMIRWCHQGPSAAVVKDVAVEYETPERLRGFEMRR